The following coding sequences are from one Lycium ferocissimum isolate CSIRO_LF1 chromosome 3, AGI_CSIRO_Lferr_CH_V1, whole genome shotgun sequence window:
- the LOC132050637 gene encoding receptor-like protein kinase ANXUR1, with amino-acid sequence MLLTKIRILLLFICLSSVSRSLHAATDDQNSLFLACGSQNGGTDEDERKWESDTKYLVSGDKSVPTQPQSHDPSVPSVVPYINARFFHSESSYNLPVKNQSAHILLRLHFYPTTYPNLNVSNSYISVSAGKVTLLNNFSAFITAQAWSQNYIIKEYLLAPMDSPTLEIKIKPFDNSSLAFINGIEMITSPDLFYGPDPVMAGFNTDEEASDNGDNGVVSQQTISVKENNMELMYRVNVGGQYIPPKNDSGGLMRSWYEDTPYLYGGSAVGIAMSNNMTINYDALPSYVAPISVYESCRSMGFESNVNVNYNLTWVFNVDANFTYLVRFHWCDFIVDSTKINSLVFNVYINGQIAESQVDLVAMQHGKMAVPLVKDYVTHVDDKNGDDQLWIAVHPSGDNAALANAIVNGLEIFKINGGNKSLAGQNPTMSDLMKKYQDEQSKEEEAPRAFSDKDKSHSTTVIGTAAAGGVAAFGVAAVLVIVALKRKRRTMGVESGTTSWLPIYGSSKSHSSGTKSASGRSVGGGSTTISSDAASNCRYFSLAEIKQATKNFDESYVIGVGGFGKVYKGVIDGDTKVAIKRSNPSSEQGVNEFQTEIEMLSKLRHRHLVSLIGFCEENNEMVLVYDHMAHGTLREHLYKGNKTILSWKQRLEICIGAARGLHYLHTGAKYTIIHRDVKSTNILLNDKWVAKVSDFGLSKTGPNMNQGHVTTVVKGSFGYLDPEYFRRQQLTEKSDVYSYGVVLFEVLCARPALNPNLPKEQVSLADWALVCQRKGHLEDIIDPHLKGKINPECLKKFAETAEKCLADSGIDRPSMGDVLWNLEYALQLQENPDGVLSPSEATNQVDHDNADQNSLIAMHRSTLSLESENADSNTDDVFSQIVNPTGR; translated from the coding sequence ATGTTGTTAACAAAAATCCGCATTTTGCTACTATTCATATGCCTTTCTTCAGTTTCGCGCTCGCTGCATGCTGCAACAGATGATCAAAACTCATTGTTCTTAGCATGTGGTTCTCAAAATGGTGGAACAGATGAAGATGAGAGAAAATGGGAATCGGATACCAAGTACCTCGTATCAGGTGATAAATCAGTCCCGACACAACCTCAATCTCATGACCCTTCTGTTCCATCTGTTGTACCATATATAAATGCAAGATTTTTTCATTCAGAATCTTCATATAACCTTCCTGTTAAAAACCAATCAGCTCATATTTTACTCAGGCTTCATTTTTACCCAACAACTTATCCTAATTTAAATGTTTCCAATTCATATATCTCTGTTTCCGCTGGTAAAGTTACATTGTTGAATAATTTCAGTGCCTTTATAACTGCACAAGCATGGTCACAAAATTACATTATTAAAGAATACCTCTTGGCTCCTATGGATTCTCCAACTTTGGAGATCAAAATTAAGCCTTTTGATAATTCGTCACTCGCGTTCATCAATGGAATCGAAATGATCACCTCACCTGATTTATTTTACGGGCCTGATCCTGTGATGGCTGGGTTCAATACTGATGAAGAAGCTAGTGATAATGGAGATAATGGTGTTGTTTCTCAGCAAACTATATCtgtaaaggaaaataatatgGAGTTGATGTATAGGGTCAATGTTGGTGGACAATATATTCCTCCGAAAAATGATTCAGGCGGGTTGATGCGGAGTTGGTATGAAGATACTCCCTACTTATATGGCGGCTCAGCTGTTGGCATTGCTATGAGCAATAACATGACAATCAATTACGATGCCTTGCCATCGTATGTTGCACCGATTTCAGTGTACGAGAGTTGTAGATCGATGGGTTTCGAATCGAATGTCAACGTGAATTACAACCTTACTTGGGTTTTTAATGTTGATGCAAACTTTACATATCTCGTGAGGTTTCACTGGTGCGATTTCATTGTCGATTCCACGAAGATCAATTCGTTGGTCTTTAATGTATATATCAACGGACAAATTGCAGAAAGCCAAGTCGACTTAGTTGCAATGCAACATGGGAAAATGGCAGTTCCGTTAGTAAAAGATTATGTGACTCATGTTGATGATAAAAATGGAGATGATCAGCTTTGGATAGCAGTGCATCCATCAGGAGATAATGCTGCTTTAGCTAATGCTATTGTAAATGGATTAGAGATATTTAAGATCAACGGTGGAAACAAAAGCTTGGCAGGCCAGAATCCTACAATGTCAGATTTAATGAAGAAATATCAGGACGAACAgagtaaagaagaagaagctccGCGTGCATTTTCTGATAAGGACAAATCACATAGTACTACTGTTATAGGCACTGCTGCTGCTGGTGGAGTTGCTGCATTTGGTGTAGCTGCTGTTTTGGTCATTGTTGCTTTGAAGAGGAAAAGGAGAACTATGGGAGTTGAATCAGGCACGACTAGTTGGCTACCGATATATGGGAGTTCCAAATCTCATTCTTCCGGTACCAAATCAGCTTCCGGAAGAAGTGTTGGTGGTGGTAGCACGACCATTTCATCAGATGCTGCTTCTAACTGTCGATACTTTTCACTTGCGGAGATCAAACAAGCTACTAAAAACTTCGACGAATCATATGTTATTGGAGTTGGTGGATTTGGAAAGGTGTACAAAGGAGTTATCGACGGAGACACGAAAGTTGCAATCAAAAGATCAAACCCGTCGTCCGAACAAGGTGTCAACGAATTTCAAACTGAAATCGAGATGCTTTCAAAGCTAAGGCATCGCCATTTAGTGTCCTTGATCGGGTTTtgtgaagaaaataatgaaatggTCCTTGTTTACGACCACATGGCACACGGAACGTTGAGGGAACATCTTTATAAAGGTAACAAAACTATACTATCTTGGAAGCAGAGGTTGGAGATTTGCATTGGGGCAGCCAGAGGACTTCATTACCTTCACACAGGAGCTAAATACACCATTATTCATAGGGATGTGAAAAGTACAAACATTTTGTTAAATGACAAGTGGGTCGCTAAGGTTTCAGATTTTGGACTTTCAAAAACTGGCCCAAACATGAACCAAGGGCATGTTACAACAGTTGTAAAGGGTAGCTTCGGTTATTTGGATCCCGAATACTTTAGAAGACAACAATTGACTGAAAAATCAGATGTGTACTCATATGGGGTtgtcttgtttgaagtattgtgtGCAAGGCCAGCACTTAATCCAAACCTTCCGAAAGAACAAGTTAGCCTTGCGGATTGGGCATTAGTTTGTCAAAGGAAAGGTCATTTAGAAGATATTATTGATCCACATTTGAAAGGAAAGATCAATCCTGAATGCTTGAAAAAATTTGCAGAAACAGCAGAGAAATGCTTAGCTGATAGTGGTATAGATCGTCCGTCCATGGGCGATGTGCTATGGAATCTTGAATATGCCCTTCAGTTACAGGAAAATCCAGATGGTGTTTTATCACCTTCTGAGGCAACTAATCAGGTGGATCATGACAATGCTGATCAAAACAGTTTGATAGCTATGCATAGAAGCACTTTGAGCCTTGAAAGTGAAAATGCTGATAGTAACACAGATGATGTCTTTTCCCAGATTGTGAATCCCACAGGAAGGtaa
- the LOC132050638 gene encoding receptor-like protein kinase ANXUR1, translating into MLTKSRILLLFLCVSSFSRSLHAENNDQNSLFLACGSQNGGTDEDERKWEPDTKYVSGDKSVMAQPESPDPFAPSVVPYTNARIFHSESSYNLPVINQTAHIMLRLHFNPTPYPNFNISNSYITVTAGKVTLLNNFSAFITAQALSQSYIIKEYLLDPVGSPTLEIKIKPFGNSSFAFINGIEMITLPDIFYGPDPLMVGFSTNVKNAVLQQTISVKENNMELMYRVNVGGQYVSPKNDSGGLKRSWYEDTPYLFGASAGITMRSNMTIQYDNMPSYVAPLAVYESCRSMGYDSNVNKNYNLTWVFNVDPHFTYLVRLHWCDFSIDATKFNSMVFDVYINGQIAETEVDLIAMKNGKKAIALVKDYVTRVDDKEGDQLWVAVHPSLRPSGVGTEIANAIVNGIEIFKISGGNTSLAGRNPTMSDLMKKYQEEHSKEAPREFADPEKSHSNSAIITGAVGGIAAVGVAAVLVFVAYKRKKRTPGFESGTTSWLPIHGHSHSSGSKSASRRSGGSTAISSDAASNCRYFSLAEIKQATKNFDESYVIGVGGFGKVYKGVIDGDTKVAIKRSNPSSQQGVNEFQTEIEMLSMLRHRHLVSLIGFCEENNEMVLVYDHMAHGTLREHLYKGQKTILSWKQRLEICIGAARGLHYLHTGSKYTIIHRDVKSTNILLNDNWVAKVSDFGLSKTGPNMNQGHVTTVVKGSFGYLDPEYFRRQQLTEKSDVYSFGVVLFEVLCARPALNPNLPKEQVSLGDWALACQKKGKLEDIIDPQLKGKINPECLKKFAETAEKCLADNGVDRPSMGDVLWNLEYALQLEENPDGVLSTSEATKHVDHDGAEEVHQNSLIAMHRSTLSLESDNGDNNTDDVFSQIVNPKGR; encoded by the coding sequence ATGTTAACAAAATCCCGCATTTTGCTACTATTCCTAtgtgtttcttctttttctcgcTCGCTTCATGCTGAAAACAATGATCAAAACTCATTGTTCTTAGCATGTGGTTCTCAAAATGGTGGAACAGATGAAGATGAGAGAAAATGGGAACCGGATACCAAGTACGTGTCAGGTGATAAATCAGTCATGGCACAACCTGAATCCCCAGACCCATTTGCTCCATCTGTTGTaccatatacaaatgcaagaaTTTTTCACTCAGAATCTTCATATAATCTTCCTGTTATAaaccaaacagcccatattaTGCTCAGGCTTCATTTCAACCCAACCCCTTATCCTAATTTCAACATTTCCAATTCATATATCACAGTTACTGCTGGCAaagttacattgttaaataatTTCAGTGCCTTTATAACTGCACAAGCCTTGTCACAGAGTTACATTATCAAAGAGTACCTCTTGGATCCTGTGGGTTCTCCAACCTTGGAGATCAAGATTAAGCCTTTTGGTAATTCATCATTTGCATTCATCAATGGAATCGAAATGATCACGCTGCCAGATATATTCTACGGCCCGGATCCTCTGATGGTTGGATTCAGTACGAATGTTAAAAATGCTGTTCTTCAGCAAACTATATCtgtaaaggaaaataatatgGAGTTAATGTATAGGGTTAATGTTGGCGGACAGTATGTTTCTCCGAAAAATGATTCAGGTGGGTTAAAGAGAAGTTGGTATGAGGATACTCCCTACTTATTTGGTGCTTCAGCAGGTATTACTATGCGCAGCAACATGACAATTCAGTACGATAACATGCCATCATACGTTGCACCACTTGCTGTCTACGAGAGCTGTAGATCAATGGGTTATGATTCAAACGTCAATAAGAACTATAACCTCACCTGGGTTTTCAATGTTGATCCACATTTTACATATCTTGTGAGGCTTCACTGGTGCGATTTCAGCATCGATGCCACGAAATTCAATTCCATGGTCTTTGATGTATATATCAATGGACAAATTGCAGAAACCGAAGTTGATTTAATTGcaatgaaaaatggaaaaaaggcaATTGCATTAGTAAAAGATTATGTGACTCGTGTTGATGATAAAGAAGGAGATCAGCTTTGGGTAGCAGTGCATCCATCACTGCGTCCATCAGGAGTTGGAACTGAGATAGCTAATGCTATTGTAAATGGAATAGAGATATTTAAGATCAGCGGTGGAAATACGAGCTTGGCAGGACGGAATCCTACAATGTCAGATTTAATGAAGAAATATCAGGAAGAGCATAGTAAAGAAGCTCCCCGGGAATTCGCTGATCCGGAGAAATCACATAGTAATTCTGCTATAATCACTGGTGCTGTTGGTGGAATTGCTGCAGTTGGTGTAGCTGCTGTTTTGGTTTTTGTTGCTTataagagaaaaaagagaacaCCAGGATTTGAGTCAGGCACAACTAGTTGGCTGCCGATTCATGGGCACTCTCATTCTTCTGGTAGCAAATCAGCTTCTAGAAGAAGTGGTGGTAGCACAGCCATTTCATCAGATGCTGCTTCTAACTGCAGATATTTTTCACTGGCTGAGATCAAACAGGCCACTAAGAACTTCGATGAATCTTATGTCATTGGAGTTGGTGGATTTGGCAAGGTGTACAAAGGAGTTATTGATGGTGACACAAAAGTTGCAATCAAAAGATCAAACCCGTCTTCACAACAAGGGGTCAACGAATTTCAAACTGAAATCGAGATGCTTTCAATGCTAAGGCATCGACATTTAGTGTCCCTAATCGGGTTCTGTGAAGAGAACAATGAAATGGTCCTTGTTTATGACCACATGGCACATGGAACATTAAGGGAACATCTTTATAAAGGTCAAAAAACTATACTATCTTGGAAGCAGAGGTTGGAGATTTGTATTGGAGCAGCCAGAGGACTTCATTACCTTCACACAGGATCTAAATACACCATTATTCATAGGGATGTGAAAAGTACAAATATACTATTAAACGACAATTGGGTAGCTAAGGTTTCAGATTTTGGACTTTCGAAAACAGGTCCAAACATGAACCAAGGACATGTTACAACAGTTGTAAAGGGTAGCTTTGGTTATTTGGATCCCGAATACTTCAGAAGACAACAATTGACTGAAAAATCAGATGTGTACTCATTTGGGGTTGTCCTTTTTGAAGTATTGTGTGCAAGGCCAGCGCTTAATCCAAACCTTCCAAAGGAACAAGTTAGCTTGGGAGATTGGGCATTAGCttgtcaaaagaaaggaaaattagaAGATATTATTGACCCACAGTTGAAAGGAAAGATCAATCCTGAATGCTTGAAAAAATTTGCAGAGACAGCAGAGAAATGCTTAGCTGATAACGGTGTAGATCGTCCATCCATGGGTGATGTCTTATGGAATCTTGAATACGCCCTGCAGTTAGAAGAGAATCCAGATGGAGTTTTGTCAACTTCCGAGGCAACTAAACACGTGGATCATGATGGTGCTGAAGAAGTACATCAAAACAGTTTGATAGCTATGCATAGAAGCACTTTGAGCCTTGAAAGTGATAATGGTGATAATAACACAGATGATGTCTTTTCACAGATTGTGAATCCAAAAGGAAGGTAA
- the LOC132051246 gene encoding uncharacterized protein LOC132051246, producing the protein MDDGGGSRYKGLNSTVRKKRSQMLRLPRTVFPEFHDDEYTDDAISRDNRFIGDYSSKKNKEDRATYNNARPIDDTSLRQLADAALNDSKPKKIRLKIGGATYLIETKNSSYRSSGSVLSAKSAQPSDAARPRQNLTPQDNSEDGPLADRNSGSKGISRNNFPGGTFGASKGDGGKIPMESVFEKQGDKPHQNRRMPNRLVLDGLDEDEEEDLLSDGEPGRTKKKEKQMESKREISLTTRQWALLSSGDSSVNLLEFPNGLPPAPPRKQKEEHSEVEKRQKKAEAAQRRKMQKEKAAQESEAEAIRKIRSQDSNRKKQEEKMKQRQEELAQEKAANELAPNTIRTVIGPTGTTVTFSPDIGLPIIFASKPCSYPPPREKCAGPSCENAYKYRDSKSNLPLCSLKCYKAIHEKMQDEKTS; encoded by the exons ATGGATGACGGTGGTGGTAGTCGATACAAAGGGCTCAACTCTACtgttagaaagaaaagaagccaGATGCTGCGGTTACCTAGGACAGTATTTCCTGAATTCCATGATGATGAGTATACTGATGATGCTATATCTAGAGATAACAGGTTCATAGGTGATTATTCTTCTAAAAAGAACAAGGAGGATAGAGCGACATATAATAATGCACGTCCGATAGATGATACCTCTCTTAGACAGTTAGCTGATGCTGCACTTAATGATAGCAAGCCGAAAAAGATAAGGCTGAAAATTGGTGGAGCGACATACCTTATTGAAACCAAAAACAGTTCTTATCGATCATCTGGCAGTGTATTGTCTGCTAAAAGTGCACAACCTTCTGATGCCGCTCGGCCTCGGCAGAATCTCACTCCTCAG GACAACTCCGAAGATGGTCCTCTTGCAGATAGGAACAGTGGGTCGAAAGGTATTTCGCGGAACAATTTCCCTGGAGGCACTTTTGGTGCTAGCAAGGGCGATGGGGGAAAGATTCCAATGGAGAGTGTGTTTGAAAAACAAGGAGACAAGCCACATCAAAACCGTAGGATGCCAAACAGGCTTGTTTTGGATGGACTTGATGAGGATGAGGAGGAAGATCTCTTGTCTGATGGGGAGCCCGGACGaacaaagaagaaggagaaacaaaTGGAGTCAAAGAGGGAAATAAGTCTTACAACACGACAATGGGCTCTTCTGTCAAGCGGGGATTCCTCTGTGAATCTGCTTGAGTTTCCCAATGGTTTACCACCAGCACCACCTCGAA AACAAAAGGAGGAGCACTCAGAAGTTGAGAAGCGACAGAAAAAAGCTGAGGCTGCTCAAAGACGTAAAATGCAAAAAGAGAAGGCAGCTCAGGAATCAGAG GCTGAGGCAATTAGAAAAATAAGAAGTCAAGATTCCAACAGGAAGAAGcaagaagagaaaatgaagcAGCGGCAGGAAGAGTTGGCGCAG GAGAAGGCTGCTAATGAGCTTGCACCAAACACTATCAGAACGGTTATAGGCCCCACTGGAACTACTGTGACATTTTCTCCAGATATAGGTTTGCCAATTATTTTTGCATCTAAGCCTTGCAG TTATCCTCCTCCTCGTGAAAAATGTGCTGGTCCTTCCTGTGAGAACGCATATAAGTACCGTGATTCGAAATCAAACCTTCCTCTTTGCAGTCTTAAGTGCTACAAGGCAATTCATGAAAAGATGCAGGATGAAAAAACCTCCTAA